From Amycolatopsis sp. WQ 127309:
GGCCGCCTTGGCCAGCACCGCGGGGGCGCGGTAGGGCAGGCCGAGCACGTTGGTGCCCAGCTCGATGCGTTCCGTCTTCGCCGCCAGCCAGCTCAACGCCGTCCAGGGCTCCAGCGTCGGCTGGTCGGTGTGCAGGTGGTCGCTCAGGCTGAACAGGTCGAAGCCCAGCTCGTCGGCGCTCTGCGCGAGGTCGAGCAACCGCGCCGGGTCGGCGCCGCGGAAGATCCCGCCCGCGCCGAAGCCGAGCCGTTGACCGTGGATCGCACTCATCGTGGTTGGTTCCCTGTCGTTATCGGGCGGGCCGGCTCCGCCGACCACGCCGACCAGCTCCCGGGGTACAGCGACGCCCGCACGCCGATCAGTTCCAGCGCCAGCAGGTCGTGACACGCCGTCACGCCGCTGCCGCAGTAGACCGTGACGTCGGAGTCGCCGGTGACGCCGAGCGCGCCGTAGTGCTCGCGCAGCCGTTCCCGGGAGGCGAATGTCTTGTCTTCGTTGAGGTTGGCCGCCCACGGCGCGTTGACCGCACCCGGGATGTGTCCCGATCGGACGTCGCTGGGCAGCACGCTCTCGCCCGAGTACCGCTCGGGTGCCCGCGCGTCCAGCAGGACCGGCGCCCGCGCGGCTTCGTCCGCGGTGCGGAAGACACCGGCCGGCCAGGCGACGACCCGGCGCGTCACCGGCGGCCGCGTGACCACCCCCGTCTCCAGTTCTCCTTGCCACGCCGACAAACCGCCGTCGAGCAGGGCCGCCGGCCGGCCCAGCAGCCGCAGCAGCCAGACCAGGCGAGCCGCGTGGGCCCCGCCGTTGTCGTCGTAGGCGACCACCGTGGCGTCGTCCGCCACGCCGGCCCGGCCCAGGCCTTCGGCGAAGGCTTCCGGCGTGGGAATCGGGTGCCGGCCACCCGCCGGATCCGGCGGGCCGCTGAGCACGGTGTCGAGATCGACCCAGACCGCGCCGGGGAGGTGGCCGGCCTCGTAGGCGGCCGCACCGCTGCGCCCGTCGAGGTACCAGCGCACGTCCACGAGGGTGACGTCGGCCCGGCGGATCTCCTCCGGGCCGACGACGGGTTCTCCCATGATCACTCCTTCCGGTGAATGTGGTCGGCCTGCATCCGCAGCAGCACCCGGTCGCCTTCCGCCGGGCGGATCTCCGGCTTGCCGGTCCACTTGGTGAACGTGGTGCGGGCCAGTGCGAGCGCCGCCTCGCCGCGTTCGACGTCCACGATCCGGCCGCGGACCTCGATGTAGCGGCGGCTGTTTTCGGGGTCCAGCAGCAGGATCGTCACCCGCGGGTCGCCGACGACGTTGCGGTACTTCTGCCGCGAGGTGTTGGTGCCGACCAGGATGTGCCGTTCGTCCGAGTGCGGCCACACGGCACTGGTCTGCGGCTGGCCGCCCGGCATGAGGGTGGTGAAGATGCCGAGGCTGCGCGCGGCCGCGAGCGCGCGGACGTCGTCATCGAGCACCGGCGGCCACCGTCCCGCGCCGGACCTGGGGCAGCACTTCGGCGGCGATCAGCTCCGTGGCGCCTTGCACGGTGGCATAAGGGATCCCGCCGATGTCGACCGACAGCAGGTGCAGGTCGTGGCCCCACAGCTGCCGCAGCCGGCCCAGCTTGTCGACGACCTCGGCCGGGCTGCCGCAGAGCGCGGGGCCGGTGGGGCCGATGTGGCCGTCGAAGTCCAGGGGCCCGTCCTTGCGGGCGCTGAGGTAGCTCTCGATGTACGTCGACCACAACGCCCGCGCCTCCTGGGACGTCTTGGCCACGAACGCGTGGCTCGCCGCGCCCAGCCGGCCTGGCTCGCCGCCCCGGCGCTCGCGCCACTGGTCGCGGTAGGCGTCGAAGAACGGCACGAACGCGGCCGGCTCCCGGGCCGTGGTGCCGAACACCATGGGCAGGCCGTGGCCGACGGCCAGCGCGATCGAGTCGGGGTTGGTGCCGCCGCTGATCCACAGCGGCGGCCGGGGCTGCGCGAGCCGGGGCTGCACCAGGACGTCGTCCAGCGGCGGCCGGAACTCGCCCCGCCAGGTGACCCGCTCCTCGGTCCACAACCGTTGCAGCAGTTCGAGGTTCTCCCGCTTGCGGGCGCCCTTGGTCGCCGGGGCCTGGTCGAACACCGCGTACGGTTCGGGGAAGAACGAGCCGCCGACGATCATCTCCAGGCGGCCGTCGGACAGCAGGTCGACCACCGCGTAGTCCTCGGCGACGAGGACCGGGTCGCGGTTGGCCACCAGCGTCGTGCCCGTCGCCAGGCGGATCGTCGAGGTGTTCTCCGCGATCGCGGCCAGCACGACCGCGGGCGACGGGATCACGTCCCGGTCCCGGAAGTGGTGCTCACCCACGGTGTACCAGGCGTACCCGAGGTCCTCGGCCTCCTTGGCCGCGCGGACCACGTCCCGGAGCCGCTGGCGCTGGCTGAGGGTGGTGCCGGTGCGGACGTCGGGCAGCAGGCTGCCGAACGTGATCAGCCCTAGGTCCATGATGCTTCTTCCTCCGTGATGCCGGGAACGGCGTCGAGCAGGCTCTGGGTGTACGGGTGCCGGGCCGCGGTGAAGACGTCTTCGGTGGCGCCGGTCTCCACGATCCGGCCGTGCCGCATGACCGCGATCCGGTCGCAGACCTGCCGGACCACCGCCAGGTCGTGCGAGATGAACAGGTAGGACAGGCCCCGGTCCCGCTGCAGCGTGACGAGCAGGTCGAGGATCTGCGCCTGGACGGTGACGTCGAGGGCGGAAACCGGCTCGTCGCAGACGACCAGCTCCGGGTTCAGCGACAACGCGCGGGCGATGGCGACCCGCTGCCGCTGGCCGCCGGACAGTTCGGCGGCCTTGCGCGCCGCGGTCGCCGCCGGCAGCGCCACGCTGTCCAGGAGCTCGGTGACACCCGGGCCGTCGGTGATGCCGAAGTTGCGCAGCGGCTCGGTCAGCAGGTCCCGCACGGTGAACCGGGGGTTCAAGGAGGCGTACGGGTTCTGGTAGATCAGCTGGATCCGGCGGTGCAGCTGCCGGAGCCGGCGCCGGTCCGCCGCGGTGACGTCGACGTCGTCCAGCCGCACGCGCCCGGCGGTCGGGCGTTCCAGCCCCACCACGAGCCGGGCCGTGGTGGTCTTGCCCGAGCCCGATTCGCCGACCAGACCGAGGCTCTGGCCCCGCCGGATTTCGAAGCTCACGTCGTCCACGGCGGTGCGGTGCTGCTTGCGCAACCCGCTGCCGCGGACCGGGAACGTCTTGCTCAGCTCGCGAACCTCCAGCAGCACCTCCGATCGCTCGACGGCGCGCGCCCTCGGCCGGGCGGTGGCGGGGTTGTCGGAGAGCAGCCGTCGGGTGTACGGATCACCCGGCGCGTGCAGGACCTGCTCGGTCGGGCCGGCTTCGACCACCTGCGCGTTCCGCATCACGACGATCCGCTGCGCTCGCTCGGCGGCCACCGCCAGGTCGTGCGTCACCAGCAGGATCGCGGTGCCGGTGGTTCTCGCCAGGTGCTCCAGGTGGTCGAGGATCTGGCGCTGCACCGTGACGTCCAGTGCCGACGTGGGCTCGTCGGCGACGAGCAGCCGCGGCCGGGCGGCCGTCGCCATCGCGATCAGCACCCGTTGCCGCATCCCGCCGGACAGTTCGTGCGGGTACTGCCGGGCGCGGACCGCCGGTTCGGGCAGCCCGGCCTCGGCCAGCAGCTCCGTCACCCGCGGGCCGCCCGGCAGCCCGTGCACCTTCAGCACCTCGGCGACCTGGCGGCCGACCGGCTG
This genomic window contains:
- a CDS encoding sulfurtransferase is translated as MGEPVVGPEEIRRADVTLVDVRWYLDGRSGAAAYEAGHLPGAVWVDLDTVLSGPPDPAGGRHPIPTPEAFAEGLGRAGVADDATVVAYDDNGGAHAARLVWLLRLLGRPAALLDGGLSAWQGELETGVVTRPPVTRRVVAWPAGVFRTADEAARAPVLLDARAPERYSGESVLPSDVRSGHIPGAVNAPWAANLNEDKTFASRERLREHYGALGVTGDSDVTVYCGSGVTACHDLLALELIGVRASLYPGSWSAWSAEPARPITTGNQPR
- a CDS encoding TIGR03618 family F420-dependent PPOX class oxidoreductase, yielding MLDDDVRALAAARSLGIFTTLMPGGQPQTSAVWPHSDERHILVGTNTSRQKYRNVVGDPRVTILLLDPENSRRYIEVRGRIVDVERGEAALALARTTFTKWTGKPEIRPAEGDRVLLRMQADHIHRKE
- a CDS encoding LLM class flavin-dependent oxidoreductase, with the translated sequence MDLGLITFGSLLPDVRTGTTLSQRQRLRDVVRAAKEAEDLGYAWYTVGEHHFRDRDVIPSPAVVLAAIAENTSTIRLATGTTLVANRDPVLVAEDYAVVDLLSDGRLEMIVGGSFFPEPYAVFDQAPATKGARKRENLELLQRLWTEERVTWRGEFRPPLDDVLVQPRLAQPRPPLWISGGTNPDSIALAVGHGLPMVFGTTAREPAAFVPFFDAYRDQWRERRGGEPGRLGAASHAFVAKTSQEARALWSTYIESYLSARKDGPLDFDGHIGPTGPALCGSPAEVVDKLGRLRQLWGHDLHLLSVDIGGIPYATVQGATELIAAEVLPQVRRGTVAAGAR
- a CDS encoding ABC transporter ATP-binding protein; the protein is MTLLSIDGLRVAYRDHVAVDGVSLDLEPGRITAVVGESGSGKSTLAHAIIGLLPGTGKVLGGSIRLDGEELVGLSAKAWRSVRGRRVGLVPQDPGVALDPTQPVGRQVAEVLKVHGLPGGPRVTELLAEAGLPEPAVRARQYPHELSGGMRQRVLIAMATAARPRLLVADEPTSALDVTVQRQILDHLEHLARTTGTAILLVTHDLAVAAERAQRIVVMRNAQVVEAGPTEQVLHAPGDPYTRRLLSDNPATARPRARAVERSEVLLEVRELSKTFPVRGSGLRKQHRTAVDDVSFEIRRGQSLGLVGESGSGKTTTARLVVGLERPTAGRVRLDDVDVTAADRRRLRQLHRRIQLIYQNPYASLNPRFTVRDLLTEPLRNFGITDGPGVTELLDSVALPAATAARKAAELSGGQRQRVAIARALSLNPELVVCDEPVSALDVTVQAQILDLLVTLQRDRGLSYLFISHDLAVVRQVCDRIAVMRHGRIVETGATEDVFTAARHPYTQSLLDAVPGITEEEASWT